The following DNA comes from Capsicum annuum cultivar UCD-10X-F1 chromosome 7, UCD10Xv1.1, whole genome shotgun sequence.
CCCCCCCCCTTATTTATGCTTTTATGGCTTGAGTTATAGTGCTTTTGTTGATTGGTTACATATTCTTGGTTGAAATATGTGTAACCGTCTCTGTTAGTGCATGagaattttatttgtttatttttaagtCTGCAATATTTTTAAGGTTGCAGATTACCGAGGACATGATCTTGGATACGAGGGTTTGGAGGACTCAGATTAGGGTAGTAAGTTAGTAAGTAGCAGTGGGTTGTCTTGTTGTCCATTCATATTAGTAGTCATGCTATTGGTTATGTTGTTCCTTGTGCTGTTGGTTCGTTGTACCTcaattatcatattgttttgttgtactTTTTGTTCCGTGCTGCTACTATCTGATATTGTTTTGTTATTACCTATTGTTGATTCTTGTACTtctgttacttttttttttttgactgcTTTGGATTGTTTTTCctcgagccgagggtctatcaaaaatagtcttcCTACCtctaaggtaggggtaaggtctgcatacactctaccctccccaaaccccacatTGTGGGACTGCATTGGGCATGTTGTTGCACTATTTTTAAGTAGCGGGGTTCAACAGTAGTCATAAGTGCTTGATTTTACGTGTTTGGGTTTTAGATGAGTCAGAATTGCTTGTGGCTTTGTTGGTTTAATCTTCCCTTTGTAGGGTTCTTGTTGTTGTGTTTATTGTTATTGTGAAGAGTGTCTGCATGATATTGTTTCTTGAATGGGATTTCTTTTCTATGTGGTGCCGTATCTGTATTCCTAATTGAATTCGAGGGACATGGTCAGCTTATTGCCAccagttattttaaaaaatagaaattttttacGTGCTTGGTTCATAAGAAGAATCAGATTTGATAGTAACATAAAAAAGTATATAAAGGGGTGTTGCCTCCAACAGACTTTTAGACGAGATGATCATACAATTCAATGTTTATGCAGGCTATGTGTAATCCTTGTTGTTCTGATGCTATTGTGGTGTCAATCAGAAAGCTAGTTTTAGAAATTTAGTTTGCNNNNNNNNNNNNNNNNNNNNNNNNNNNNNNNNNNNNNNNNNNNNNNNNNNNNNNNNNNNNNNNNNNNNNNNNNNNNNNNNNNNNNNNNNNNNNNNNNNNNNNNNNNNNNNNNNNNNNNNNNNNNNNNNNNNNNNNNNNNNNNNNNNNNNNNNNNNNNNNNNNNNNNNNNNNNNNNNNNNNNNNNNNNNNNNNNNNNNNNNNNNNNNNNNNNNNNNNNNNNNNNNNNNNNNNNNNNNNNNNNNNNNNNNNNNNNNNNNNNNNNNNNNNNNNNNNNNNNNNNNNNNNNNNNNNNNNNNNNNNNNNNNNNNNNNNNNNNNNNNNNNNNNNNNNNNNNNNNNNNNNNNNNNNNNNNNNNNNNNNNNNNNNNNNNNNNNNNNNNNNNNNNNNNNNNNNNNNNNNNNNNNNNNNNNNNNNNNNNNNNNNNNNNNNNNNNNNNNNNNNNNNNNNNNNNNNNNNNNNNNNNNNNNNNNNNNNNNNNNNNNNNNNNNNNNNNNNNNNNNNNNNNNNNNNNNNNNNNNNNNNNNNNNNNNNNNNNNNNNNNNNNNNNNNNNNNNNNNNNNNNNNNNNNNNNNNNNNNNNNNNNNNNNNNNNNNNNNNNNNNNNNNNNNNNNNNNNNNNNNNNNNNNNNNNNNNNNNNNNNNNNNNNNNNNNNNNNNNNNNNNNNNNNNNNNNNNNNNNNNNNNNNNNNNNNNNNNNNNNNNNNNNNNNNNNNNNNNNNNNNNNNNNNNNNNNNNNNNNNNNNNNNNNNNNNNNNNNNNNNNNNNNNNNNNNNNNNNNNNNNNNNNNNNNNNNNNNNNNNNNNNNNNNNNNNNNNNNNNNNNNNNNNNNNNNNNNNNNNNNNNNNNNNNNNNNNNNNNNNNNNNNNNNNNNNNNNNNNNNNNNNNNNNNNNNNNNNNNNNNNNNNNNNNNNNNNNNNNNNNNNNNNNNNNNNNNNNNNNNNNNNNNNNNNNNNNNNNNNNNNNNNNNNNNNNNNNNNNNNNNNNNNNNNNNNNNNNNNNNNNNNNNNNNNNNNNNNNNNNNNNNNNNNNNNNNNNNNNNNNNNNNNNNNNNNNNNNNNNNNNNNNNNNNNNNNNNNNNNNNNNNNNNNNNNNNNNNNNNNNNNNNNNNNNNNNNNNNNNNNNNNNNNNNNNNNNNNNNNNNNNNNNNNNNNNNNNNNNNNNNNNNNNNNNNNNNNNNNNNNNNNNNNNNNNNNNNNNNNNNNNNNNNNNNNNNNNNNNNNNNNNNNNNNNNNNNNNNNNNNNNNNNNNNNNNNNNNNNNNNNNNNNNNNNNNNNNNNNNNNNNNNNNNNNNNNNNNNNNNNNNNNNNNNNNNNNNNNNNNNNNNNNNNNNNNNNNNNNNNNNNNNNNNNNNNNNNNNNNNNNNNNNNNNNNNNNNNNNNNNNNNNNNNNNNNNNNNNNNNNNNNNNNNNNNNNNNNNNNNNNNNNNNNNNNNNNNNNNNNNNNNNNNNNNNNNNNNNNNNNNNNNNNNNNNNNNNNNNNNNNNNNNNNNNNNNNNNNNNNNNNNNNNNNNNNNNNNNNNNNNNNNNNNNNNNNNNNNNNNNNNNNNNNNNNNNNNNNNNNNNNNNNNNNNNNNNNNNNNNNNNNNNNNNNNNNNNNNNNNNNNNNNNNNNNNNNNNNNNNNNNNNNNNNNNNNNNNNNNNNNNNNNNNNNNNNNNNNNNNNNNNNNNNNNNNNNNNNNNNNNNNNNNNNNNNNNNNNNNNNNNNNNNNNNNNNNNNNNNNNNNNNNNNNNNNNNNNNNNNNNNNNNNNNNNNNNNNNNNNNNNNNNNNNNNNNNNNNNNNNNNNNNNNNNNNNNNNNNNNNNNNNNNNNNNNNNNNNNNNNNNNNNNNNNNNNNNNNNNNNNNNNNNNNNNNNNNNNNNNNNNNNNNNNNNNNNNNNNNNNNNNNNNNNNNNNNNNNNNNNNNNNNNNNNNNNNNNNNNNNNNNNNNNNNNNNNNNNNNNNNNNNNNNNNNNNNNNNNNNNNNNNNNNNNNNNNNNNNNNNNNNNNNNNNNNNNNNNNNNNNNNNNNNNNNNNNNNNNNNNNNNNNNNNNNNNNNNNNNNNNNNNNNNNNNNNNNNNNNNNNNNNNNNNNNNNNNNNNNNNNNNNNNNNNNNNNNNNNNNNNNNNNNNNNNNNNNNNNNNNNNNNNNNNNNNNNNNNNNNNNNNNNNNNNNNNNNNNNNNNNNNNNNNNNNNNNNNNNNNNNNNNNNNNNNNNNNNNNNNNNNNNNNNNNNNNNNNNNNNNNNNNNNNNNNNNNNNNNNNNNNNNNNNNNNNNNNNNNNNNNNNNNNNNNNNNNNNNNNNNNNNNNNNNNNNNNNNNNNNNNNNNNNNNNNNNNNNNNNNNNNNNNNNNNNNNNNNNNNNNNNNNNNNNNNNNNNNNNNNNNNNNNNNNNNNNNNNNNNNNNNNNNNNNNNNNNNNNNNNNNNNNNNNNNNNNNNNNNNNNNNNNNNNNNNNNNNNNNNNNNNNNNNNNNNNNNNNNNNNNNNNNNNNNNNNNNNNNNNNNNNNNNNNNNNNNNNNNNNNNNNNNNNNNNNNNNNNNNNNNNNNNNNNNNNNNNNNNNNNNNNNNNNNNNNNNNNNNNNNNNNNNNNNNNNNNNNNNNNNNNNNNNNNNNNNNNNNNNNNNNNNNNNNNNNNNNNNNNNNNNNNNNNNNNNNNNNNNNNNNNNNNNNNNNNNNNNNNNNNNNNNNNNNNNNNNNNNNNNNNNNNNNNNNNNNNNNNNNNNNNNNNNNNNNNNNNNNNNNNNNNNNNNNNNNNNNNNNNNNNNNNNNNNNNNNNNNNNNNNNNNNNNNNNNNNNNNNNNNNNNNNNNNNNNNNNNNNNNNNNNNNNNNNNNNNNNNNNNNNNNNNNNNNNNNNNNNNNNNNNNNNNNNNNNNNNNNNNNNNNNNNNNNNNNNNNNNNNNNNNNNNNNNNNNNNNNNNNNNNNNNNNNNNNNNNNNNNNNNNNNNNNNNNNNNNNNNNNNNNNNNNNNNNNNNNNNNNNNNNNNNNNNNNNNNNNNNNNNNNNNNNNNNNNNNNNNNNNNNNNaaaaaaagaaaaaagagcagAAGAACCTTACTGGAAAAATCAAAGCATATAGTTTCAAACTAGACTGTCGTTTTGAAATATGGATGTTGTACATGGATTCTTATCATCAATATGCGTGTATCGAATGGTTGTGACATGGATATGGGTTGTTTGTGTAGATTTTTCAAATACACTCAGAATTAGCGCAAAAGCCTTAAATGTACACGTATAAAATACGTGGACACATCATAGGGGataaacctttttttttaaaactggTAAAGGTACCAAGATGGTACAGCAGGTACAAGAGCACCAGGAAGGCAAATCATATCGGGAATATATCTTTGGAAGCAGGTCtaacaaatccagaaactaaaCCAAGCTCCTTTATGTTCAGAATACAAATAATAATCTTAAGTCATAAACAGTGGTTTTCAGGCCAATTTGAGCCACCAGTTACGTGATAACTCCACCAGCGTAGTTATGTGGTAATTGTCTACCAAAGCTTAGGCAGGTAGGAAGTTGTCCCCTAACATTTTGTCTTTGCTAGGTTTTGATCCCAGAAATTCGGTTTTCATCTACTTCTTGACTGTACCTTGGGTGTTTGAAAAACTtctatgatattatgttatttaaagaAAAGGACGTAGTAGATTTTTagcatggaaaaaaaaaattcgcTTTAAATTCTCCAAAAGGTAGTGAACGTGATGGAAGAAAGGAAATTTAGGGAACTAAGGAATTTCAGCTCTAGGAGAAATTTGGAGAATCAGAAAACCTAAGAATGTGGCTTACATTATTGGCTGCTAGGCTCATGAATTATAAGTGTGGTTCACATGCCATTAGCAATGGTATCACTAtggctcggactctccaaaaatgctGCTAGGTGTGTGTCGGATCCCCATAAATTAGTGAATTTTGAAGAGTCCATGCAACACACTATCATTTCATTGCTGTCCTTTGAAAAGTTCTATGCTCgtgcttttaaaaaataataatatttgggTGCAAACACAGTGCAGTTATAATGACTGGGTGACTAAAGCATGTCATGTAATTGACATGATAAAACACGAGAACTGAATTAAGAGAAAGATTAAATTCAGTTCCCTGCGTGAATGCCCTTAGGTAGCTTTTTTGCTTAAGCTTATAAGCTTCCTTTATCCTATTCATTTCTTGTGAATATCAGCTCCTGATTCATGGCTTTTTGGTGCCTGATTTGTAATTCTCGATGTCAGGGATGTGTTCCACTCTGGACGAAATATTATTCGTAATTCCTGCTTATTACAAAGCcaatatatttttctatattcCCTGTTGTTGTTTGCATGAAAAATCTTTTTCCCGAGATGAATAACATTGCCATGTGAGTGGTAATCCATATGTTGTTTCTGTATAGAAAGGGAACAGATGGATGCATCCTTGTTCCTTGAAAACTTTTGTCAATTGGATGTACCGCTGCTTCAGTTTTTCTTCTGCCATATCAGGTATCGTGCCATTACCAGTGCTTATTATCGGGGAGCTGTTGGTGCTTTGCTCGTATATGATGTTACTCGACATGTTACCTTTGAAAACGTTACAAGGTGGTTGAAGGAGTTGAGAGACCACACTGACCCTAACATTGTGGTCATGCTCCTTGGCAACAAATCAGATCTCCGACATCTCGTGGCTGTTTCAACTGACGAGGCTAAATCTTTGGCAGAGAGGGAGGCATTATACTTCATGGAGACTTCCGCTTTAGAAGCAACCAACGTTGAAAATGCATTTACTGAAGTTCTCACGCAGATATACCGGATTGTGAGTAAGAAGGCAGTTGAGGCAGGCGATGAAGGTGCTACTTCATCTGCTCCACCTAAAGGACAGACAATTAAGTCTGCTTGGAAAAAGTTCGGGTGCTGCTCAAGCTAGGGTTCGAGGAAACTATGTAAGATGATAGCTCAAGCTTTATCTGTTGTAAATTGTCATTAAATCAACGATTTCCTCCCCCCCGGCTTCTTTTCTTTGGTTATCGCGCTTGTGGGATTACGCGAAGCAGCGTTCTCATGAAAACGCCGAAGCAGCAGGTATTGTTAGGTTCTAATTACAGAATGTCTGTCTGAAACAAGGTCTAGTTTTATTATGTGCTCTGGATGATGGCTTGAGAAATGGAGGAAATGTCGAAATCTTTCA
Coding sequences within:
- the LOC107878416 gene encoding ras-related protein YPT3 isoform X2; translated protein: MAGYRGDDEYDYLFKLVLIGDSGVGKSNLLSRFTKNEFNLESKSTIGVEFATKSMNVDGKVIKAKIWDTAGQERYQYITSAYYRGAVGALLVYDVTRHVTFENVTRWLKELRDHTDPNIVVMLLGNKSDLRHLVAVSTDEAKSLAEREALYFMETSALEATNVENAFTEVLTQIYRIVSKKAVEAGDEGATSSAPPKGQTIKSAWKKFGCCSS
- the LOC107878416 gene encoding ras-related protein YPT3 isoform X1 — translated: MAGYRGDDEYDYLFKLVLIGDSGVGKSNLLSRFTKNEFNLESKSTIGVEFATKSMNVDGKVIKAKIWDTAGQERYRAITSAYYRGAVGALLVYDVTRHVTFENVTRWLKELRDHTDPNIVVMLLGNKSDLRHLVAVSTDEAKSLAEREALYFMETSALEATNVENAFTEVLTQIYRIVSKKAVEAGDEGATSSAPPKGQTIKSAWKKFGCCSS